In Janibacter sp. CX7, a single genomic region encodes these proteins:
- a CDS encoding primosome assembly protein PriA (binding of PriA to forked DNA starts the assembly of the primosome, also possesses 3'-5' helicase activity): MRVAQVLVDSGLVHLDRPFEYLVPEELDEAAQPGVRVKARFAGRDLAGYVVERSDVAEHTGRLAPIRTVVSPEAVLTPQVLELARRVSRHQAGTVMDVLRLAIPPRHARAENALPVEPPAADETAADESATDEQSEGEDLPSPAAVPEVWAGYRAGAAWWSRVAAGESPRAAWLAGPSRPAESDWPRALAEAARAALLSDRGTVIVVPDQRDVARVDAALTEVLGRDQHVRLTADQGPQARYTAWLKVLRGHVRVVVGTRAAAYAPVRDLGLVAWWDDGDDLHEEPRAPYAHVREVLSTRADVEGCALLVGGLAMSTDVAALVDAGRVHLVGGATPRREAPRVLVAGEGLDEERDGPGARAHIPSSAHRAASAALQQGPVLLQVPRRGYLPAMSCATCRAPARCPECRGPLALPAPDQPPRCGWCGKSPRGFECPHCDGDRLRAGIIGARRTAEEIGRSFPGTRVITSGAGEIHEGVGSEPAIVVATPGAEPVAAGGYAAVLLLDAWASLDRPDLRAAEEAVRRWVAAAGLARSWSDGGVVVLCGAPSHVTIPAVEALVRWDPEWFAARELAERAELSLPPTTWTAEVVADRKRVEPIEHAVRAAATHAQLLGPLPVTGSQDKRRLVVTAPFADGPLVAAALKDVRAGESARKAPDLTSVKVGHLTAG; this comes from the coding sequence GTGCGCGTCGCCCAGGTCCTCGTCGACTCGGGGCTGGTCCATCTCGACCGGCCCTTCGAGTACCTCGTGCCCGAGGAGCTCGACGAGGCCGCGCAGCCGGGCGTGCGGGTCAAGGCGCGCTTCGCCGGGCGTGACCTCGCCGGCTACGTCGTCGAGCGCAGCGACGTCGCGGAGCACACCGGGCGGCTGGCCCCGATCCGCACCGTCGTCTCGCCGGAGGCCGTGCTCACGCCGCAGGTCCTCGAGCTGGCCCGTCGGGTCTCCCGCCACCAGGCCGGCACGGTGATGGACGTGCTGCGGCTAGCGATCCCGCCCCGGCACGCCCGCGCCGAGAATGCGCTGCCCGTCGAGCCGCCGGCGGCCGACGAGACCGCGGCCGACGAGTCGGCGACGGACGAGCAGAGCGAAGGGGAGGATCTCCCTTCGCCTGCAGCCGTGCCCGAGGTGTGGGCCGGGTACCGCGCCGGTGCGGCGTGGTGGTCACGTGTCGCGGCGGGGGAGTCGCCCCGCGCGGCCTGGCTCGCCGGCCCCTCGCGGCCGGCCGAGAGCGACTGGCCGCGGGCCCTCGCCGAAGCAGCTCGTGCCGCCCTGCTCTCCGACCGGGGCACGGTCATCGTCGTGCCCGACCAGCGCGACGTCGCGCGGGTCGACGCGGCCCTGACGGAGGTGCTCGGCCGTGACCAGCACGTGCGGCTGACGGCCGACCAAGGCCCGCAGGCGCGGTACACCGCGTGGCTCAAGGTGCTGCGCGGCCACGTCCGGGTCGTCGTCGGAACGCGCGCCGCTGCCTACGCGCCCGTGCGCGACCTCGGCCTCGTCGCGTGGTGGGACGACGGCGACGACCTTCACGAGGAGCCGCGCGCGCCCTATGCGCACGTGCGAGAGGTGCTGTCGACCCGGGCCGACGTCGAGGGCTGCGCCCTGCTCGTCGGTGGTCTGGCCATGTCGACCGACGTCGCGGCGCTCGTCGACGCCGGTCGGGTGCACCTCGTCGGGGGAGCGACCCCACGGCGCGAGGCTCCGCGGGTGCTCGTCGCCGGAGAGGGACTCGACGAGGAGCGCGACGGGCCGGGCGCGCGGGCCCACATCCCCTCGTCGGCCCACCGGGCCGCGTCGGCGGCGCTGCAGCAGGGGCCGGTCCTCCTGCAGGTGCCGCGGCGGGGTTATCTGCCCGCGATGTCCTGCGCCACCTGCCGGGCGCCGGCCCGCTGCCCCGAGTGCCGTGGACCGCTCGCCCTGCCGGCTCCCGACCAGCCGCCCCGCTGCGGCTGGTGCGGCAAGAGCCCGCGCGGCTTCGAGTGCCCGCACTGCGACGGCGACCGGCTGCGTGCCGGGATCATCGGCGCGCGCCGCACGGCCGAGGAGATCGGCCGTTCCTTCCCCGGCACACGCGTCATCACCTCCGGCGCGGGCGAGATCCACGAGGGTGTCGGGAGCGAGCCCGCGATCGTCGTGGCCACGCCGGGCGCCGAGCCGGTGGCAGCGGGCGGCTATGCCGCCGTGCTGCTCCTCGACGCCTGGGCCAGTCTCGACCGGCCCGACCTGCGGGCGGCAGAGGAGGCGGTGCGCCGGTGGGTGGCGGCGGCCGGGCTGGCTCGCTCGTGGAGCGACGGGGGCGTCGTCGTCCTGTGCGGCGCGCCCTCGCACGTGACGATCCCCGCCGTGGAGGCCCTGGTGCGGTGGGACCCGGAGTGGTTTGCCGCGCGCGAGCTGGCCGAGCGGGCCGAGCTGTCGCTGCCCCCGACGACGTGGACCGCCGAGGTCGTCGCCGACCGCAAGCGGGTCGAGCCGATCGAGCACGCGGTGCGGGCGGCCGCGACGCATGCGCAGCTGCTGGGGCCGCTGCCCGTCACGGGCTCGCAGGACAAGCGTCGACTCGTCGTCACCGCTCCCTTCGCCGACGGCCCGCTCGTGGCCGCGGCCCTCAAGGACGTGCGGGCGGGCGAGAGCGCGCGCAAGGCGCCGGACCTGACCTCGGTCAAGGTCGGGCACCTCACTGCCGGGTGA